In a genomic window of Streptomyces katrae:
- a CDS encoding acyl-CoA dehydrogenase family protein → MDALDHPHPEVSAAMHEAPGTGTALATPPALAADPLVAAVTEAAVRVLRPGAERTAAEGVPRTHLDALAACGAYGLIGYEPEPLSGLTSRQVVREVHEVLAAVDPSTWFVWTQHVPLARALVQASGPAGTALRESWLPALVRGERRPTAGYAFLRRPRPPVTAVREAGGWRLAGRMPWVTGWGVADSLYAGAVTGCDEAVLALVDCAPGTGVEGLSAVEEAPLWAMGGTHTASVELRGVLVPDSRVLGVVPRAEWIRAYDLENADAQPAVFGQLRATADFLLRSGPYEELGLRLAEKTARLRAEAYALRDELPAGEGTGARLSLRAAALDLAVRSAAACVAVAGGRAIQYGHTAGRLSREAQFHLIQAQTTPLRTETARLMLGDL, encoded by the coding sequence ATGGACGCCCTGGACCACCCCCACCCCGAGGTGAGCGCCGCCATGCACGAGGCCCCTGGAACCGGTACCGCCCTGGCCACCCCGCCCGCGCTGGCGGCCGACCCGCTGGTCGCCGCCGTCACGGAGGCCGCCGTACGGGTCCTGCGGCCCGGGGCGGAGCGGACGGCGGCCGAGGGGGTGCCGCGCACGCACCTGGACGCGCTCGCCGCGTGCGGGGCGTACGGGCTGATCGGATACGAACCGGAGCCGCTTTCCGGCCTCACGTCCCGTCAGGTGGTCCGGGAGGTCCACGAGGTGCTGGCGGCGGTGGACCCGTCGACCTGGTTCGTGTGGACCCAGCACGTCCCGCTGGCCAGGGCCCTCGTCCAGGCCTCCGGCCCGGCGGGCACCGCCCTGCGCGAGAGCTGGCTGCCGGCCCTCGTGCGGGGGGAGCGGCGCCCGACGGCGGGCTACGCCTTCCTGCGCCGTCCGCGCCCGCCCGTCACGGCGGTGCGGGAGGCGGGCGGGTGGCGGCTGGCCGGGCGGATGCCGTGGGTGACGGGCTGGGGGGTCGCCGACTCCCTGTACGCCGGCGCCGTCACCGGCTGCGACGAGGCGGTCCTCGCCCTGGTCGACTGTGCCCCCGGCACCGGGGTGGAGGGGCTGAGCGCCGTCGAGGAGGCCCCGTTGTGGGCGATGGGCGGGACGCACACGGCCTCCGTCGAGCTGCGCGGGGTCCTCGTCCCCGACTCCCGGGTGCTCGGGGTGGTACCCCGGGCGGAGTGGATCCGGGCCTACGACCTGGAGAACGCCGACGCCCAGCCGGCCGTCTTCGGCCAGCTGCGCGCCACGGCGGACTTCCTGCTCCGCTCGGGCCCGTACGAGGAACTCGGCCTGCGCCTGGCCGAGAAGACCGCCCGGCTGCGCGCCGAGGCCTACGCCCTGCGCGACGAACTCCCGGCCGGCGAGGGGACCGGGGCCCGGCTGTCCCTGCGGGCCGCCGCCCTGGACCTGGCCGTGCGGTCGGCGGCGGCCTGCGTGGCGGTGGCCGGGGGCCGGGCCATCCAGTACGGGCACACCGCGGGCCGGCTCTCCCGCGAGGCCCAGTTCCACCTGATCCAGGCCCAGACCACCCCCCTTCGCACGGAAACGGCCCGGCTGATGCTGGGCGACCTCTGA
- a CDS encoding DNA polymerase Y family protein → MTTAPVPTAAPVPAPVPDPGGPGLLHVRCGPAVAGEGYREVLELLREFSPLVQALPPRAALVQVRGARRYFGADAARIAEVVRLRAVARLGTDVRIGVADTWAVAAMASARIDGPGGVLAVPGERVPGFLAPLPVESLYGLGSRQAEALRGFGLHTVGALTQVPPGVLERILGKRAGRLVAERARGIDPRPVTPRGLPSSAAVRTGFARQELDGPHARAALLGLVVRLGAQLRGRRQAARSLCLTLQFAGGTRWERSRRLAEPSAHDEDLRTLAYRLMDAAGLQRARLTGMVLRAEDLTAAEGVTRQLSLDPVREARLTVEAAIDRANARFGPGTVRPAALLL, encoded by the coding sequence ATGACGACGGCACCGGTCCCGACGGCCGCCCCCGTCCCCGCTCCCGTCCCCGACCCCGGCGGGCCCGGGCTGCTGCACGTCCGCTGTGGCCCCGCCGTGGCAGGGGAGGGCTACCGCGAGGTGCTGGAGCTGCTGCGCGAGTTCTCCCCGCTGGTCCAGGCCCTGCCGCCGCGCGCCGCGCTGGTCCAGGTGCGCGGCGCCCGGCGGTACTTCGGCGCCGACGCCGCCCGCATCGCCGAGGTGGTCCGGCTGCGGGCGGTGGCCCGGCTGGGGACGGACGTACGGATCGGCGTCGCCGACACCTGGGCGGTGGCGGCCATGGCCTCCGCCCGGATCGACGGACCCGGCGGGGTCCTCGCCGTGCCCGGGGAGCGGGTGCCCGGCTTCCTCGCACCCCTGCCGGTGGAGTCCCTGTACGGGCTCGGCTCCCGCCAGGCCGAGGCGCTGCGCGGGTTCGGGCTGCACACCGTCGGGGCGCTCACCCAGGTCCCGCCCGGGGTCCTGGAACGGATCCTCGGCAAACGGGCCGGGCGGCTCGTCGCGGAGCGCGCCCGCGGGATCGACCCGCGCCCGGTCACCCCGCGCGGCCTGCCCTCCTCCGCCGCCGTCCGGACCGGCTTCGCCCGCCAGGAACTGGACGGCCCGCACGCCCGCGCCGCCCTGCTCGGCCTGGTGGTCCGGCTCGGCGCACAGCTGCGCGGCCGCCGCCAGGCCGCCCGGTCCCTGTGCCTGACCCTGCAGTTCGCGGGCGGCACCCGGTGGGAACGCTCCCGCCGGCTGGCGGAGCCCTCCGCCCACGACGAGGACCTGCGCACCCTCGCGTACCGCCTGATGGACGCGGCGGGCCTGCAACGGGCCCGGCTGACCGGCATGGTGCTGCGCGCCGAGGACCTCACGGCGGCGGAGGGCGTGACCCGGCAGCTCTCCCTGGACCCGGTCCGCGAGGCCCGCCTCACGGTGGAAGCCGCCATCGACCGCGCCAACGCCCGCTTCGGCCCGGGCACGGTCCGTCCGGCTGCGCTCCTTCTCTAG
- a CDS encoding DNA polymerase III subunit alpha — MPGFTHLHTVSGFSVRYGASHPQRLAERAAERGMDALALTDRDTLAGAVRFAKAAATAGIRPLFGVDLAVSPAGPLAGSGLPAGAGAGGRAGGAEASYRRRVPVRGGAFVDESAPRALFLARDGAAGWAELCRLVTTAHAPAPAGAGLAAVDGTGWAGHPAGGSGQARVPWEALGGGGVFVLLGPGSEVGRALAAGRPDRAARLLAPWRERYGDALRLEAVHHGRPGTGPGSLRLAARTVGFAAEQGVPAVLTNAVRYADAGQGPVADVLDAARRLVPVDPRGPLDSGERWLKDSAAMAAAADRIAQAAGLRPADARRLLARTRETAEACAVDPEDDLGLGSVHFPEPRLVGAAHRTAQRVLTSRACAGMVLRGYAGERAYWDRMHEELDVIAFHGYASYFLTVAQVVDDVREMGIRVAARGSGAGSLVNHLLGIAHADPVANGLLMERFLSRRRRVLPDIDIDVESARRLEVYRRILTRFGAERVAAVAMPETYRVRHAIRDVGAALSMDPAAVDRLAKAFPHIRARDARAALAELPELRGVREDVQGEEHARLWDLVEALDALPRGTAMHPCGVLLSDATLLARTPVVPTSGEVPLGPAGQGGAPFPMSQFDKEDVEDLGLLKLDVLGVRMQSAMAHAVAELRRATGEELDLDDPAQVPPDDPATYGLIRSAETLGCFQIESPGQRDLVGRLQPAVFHDLVVDISLFRPGPVAADMVRPFIEARHGRAPVRFPHPDLADALRETYGVVVFHEQIIEIVHVMTGCGRDEADRVRRGLSDPQSQGRIKAWFAATAAGRGYPAEAVARTWEIVEAFGSYGFCKAHAVAFAVPTYQSAWLKAHHPAAFYAGLLTHDPGMYPKRLLLADARRRGVPVLPLDVNHSAVTHRIELVSDGSGRRGPGRWGLRLALSDVHGISEAEALRIETGQPYASLRDFWDRAHPGRPVAERLAQVGALDAFGANRRDLLLHLTELHGAQRAAGMKDGAQLPLGGGRSTAPVGLPDLTEAERLSTELGVLGMDASRHLMDGHHAFLAELGVVPARRLRETAHGRTVLVAGAKAATQTPPIRSGRRVVFTTLDDGTGLVDLAFFDDSQEACAHTVFHSFLLLVRGVVQRRGPQSLSVVGAAAWDLAELVRLREDEGLEAVTARLAQPLPEGPGDSGRRIHLATGYEMNPWADLQPPGERAATGRKLWHSSPGSAG; from the coding sequence GTGCCCGGGTTCACGCATCTGCACACCGTTTCGGGGTTCTCCGTGCGCTACGGCGCCTCGCACCCGCAGCGGCTGGCGGAACGCGCCGCCGAGCGGGGCATGGACGCCCTCGCCCTGACCGACCGCGACACCCTCGCGGGCGCGGTCCGCTTCGCGAAGGCCGCCGCGACGGCCGGGATCCGGCCGCTGTTCGGGGTGGACCTGGCCGTGTCCCCTGCGGGCCCGCTCGCCGGGTCCGGCCTGCCCGCCGGTGCCGGTGCGGGCGGCCGGGCGGGCGGGGCCGAGGCCTCGTACCGCCGGCGCGTGCCCGTCAGGGGCGGCGCCTTCGTGGACGAGTCCGCCCCGCGCGCGCTCTTCCTGGCCCGCGACGGGGCCGCCGGCTGGGCGGAACTGTGCCGCCTGGTCACCACCGCACACGCCCCCGCCCCGGCCGGAGCCGGGCTCGCCGCCGTCGACGGGACCGGCTGGGCCGGGCACCCCGCCGGAGGCTCCGGGCAGGCCCGGGTGCCCTGGGAGGCGCTGGGCGGCGGCGGGGTGTTCGTGCTGCTCGGGCCCGGGTCCGAGGTGGGGCGGGCACTGGCCGCCGGGCGCCCCGACCGGGCCGCGCGGCTGCTCGCGCCCTGGCGGGAGCGCTACGGCGACGCCCTGCGCCTGGAGGCCGTCCACCACGGCCGCCCCGGCACCGGCCCCGGCTCGCTGCGCCTGGCCGCCCGTACCGTCGGCTTCGCCGCCGAACAGGGCGTCCCGGCCGTGCTGACCAACGCCGTCCGCTACGCCGACGCCGGCCAGGGGCCCGTCGCCGACGTCCTCGACGCCGCCCGCCGGCTCGTCCCCGTCGACCCCCGAGGCCCCCTCGACAGCGGCGAGCGCTGGCTGAAGGACTCCGCCGCCATGGCCGCCGCCGCCGACCGGATCGCGCAGGCGGCCGGGCTGCGCCCCGCCGACGCCCGCCGGCTCCTCGCCCGCACCCGTGAGACCGCCGAGGCCTGCGCCGTGGACCCCGAGGACGACCTCGGCCTCGGCTCCGTCCACTTCCCCGAGCCCCGCCTCGTCGGCGCCGCCCACCGCACCGCCCAGCGGGTCCTCACCTCCCGCGCCTGTGCCGGCATGGTGCTGCGCGGCTACGCGGGCGAGCGCGCCTACTGGGACCGGATGCACGAGGAGCTCGACGTCATCGCCTTCCACGGCTACGCCTCGTACTTCCTGACGGTCGCCCAGGTCGTGGACGACGTACGGGAGATGGGCATCCGGGTGGCCGCCCGCGGCTCCGGCGCCGGCTCCCTCGTCAACCACCTCCTCGGCATCGCGCACGCCGACCCCGTCGCCAACGGCCTGCTCATGGAGCGCTTCCTGTCCCGGCGCCGCCGCGTCCTGCCCGACATCGACATCGACGTGGAATCCGCCCGCCGCCTGGAGGTCTACCGCCGGATCCTCACCCGCTTCGGCGCCGAACGCGTCGCCGCCGTCGCCATGCCCGAGACCTACCGGGTCCGCCACGCCATCCGCGACGTCGGTGCCGCACTGTCCATGGACCCGGCCGCCGTCGACCGGCTCGCCAAGGCCTTCCCGCACATCCGGGCCCGCGACGCCCGCGCGGCCCTGGCCGAACTGCCCGAGCTGCGCGGCGTGCGCGAGGACGTACAGGGGGAGGAGCACGCCCGGCTGTGGGACCTCGTCGAAGCCCTGGACGCCCTGCCGCGCGGCACCGCCATGCACCCCTGCGGGGTCCTGCTCTCCGACGCCACCCTCCTGGCGCGCACGCCCGTGGTCCCCACCAGCGGCGAGGTCCCCCTCGGCCCTGCGGGCCAGGGAGGTGCCCCCTTCCCCATGTCCCAGTTCGACAAGGAGGACGTGGAGGACCTCGGCCTGCTCAAACTCGACGTGCTGGGCGTGCGGATGCAGTCCGCGATGGCCCACGCCGTCGCGGAACTGCGGCGCGCCACGGGGGAGGAGCTCGACCTGGACGACCCCGCGCAGGTGCCGCCGGACGACCCGGCGACGTACGGGCTGATCCGCTCCGCCGAGACGCTGGGCTGCTTCCAGATCGAGTCCCCCGGCCAGCGCGACCTGGTCGGACGGCTCCAGCCGGCCGTCTTCCACGACCTGGTCGTCGACATCTCCCTCTTCCGGCCCGGGCCGGTCGCCGCCGACATGGTGCGCCCCTTCATCGAGGCACGGCACGGACGCGCCCCCGTCCGCTTCCCGCACCCGGACCTCGCCGACGCACTGCGCGAGACCTACGGAGTGGTGGTCTTCCACGAGCAGATCATCGAGATCGTGCACGTCATGACCGGCTGCGGCCGCGACGAGGCCGACCGGGTGCGGCGCGGGCTCTCCGACCCGCAGTCCCAGGGCCGGATCAAGGCCTGGTTCGCGGCGACGGCGGCCGGGCGCGGCTACCCGGCGGAGGCGGTCGCCCGGACCTGGGAGATCGTCGAGGCCTTCGGCAGCTACGGGTTCTGCAAGGCGCACGCGGTGGCCTTCGCCGTGCCCACGTACCAGTCGGCCTGGCTCAAGGCCCACCACCCGGCCGCCTTCTACGCCGGGCTGCTCACCCACGACCCCGGCATGTACCCCAAGCGGCTGCTGCTGGCGGACGCCCGGCGCAGGGGCGTGCCGGTGCTGCCGCTGGACGTGAACCACTCGGCGGTCACCCACCGCATCGAACTGGTGTCCGACGGGTCGGGCCGTCGGGGGCCCGGGCGCTGGGGGCTGCGGCTCGCCCTGTCCGACGTCCACGGCATCAGCGAGGCCGAGGCCCTGCGCATCGAGACCGGACAGCCGTACGCCTCCCTGCGCGACTTCTGGGACCGCGCCCACCCCGGCCGCCCGGTGGCCGAACGGCTCGCGCAGGTCGGCGCGTTGGACGCCTTCGGGGCCAACCGCCGCGACCTGCTCCTGCACTTGACGGAACTGCACGGCGCCCAGCGCGCCGCCGGGATGAAGGACGGGGCACAACTGCCCCTGGGCGGCGGCCGGTCCACCGCCCCCGTCGGCCTGCCCGACCTGACCGAGGCCGAGCGGCTCAGCACCGAGCTCGGCGTCCTCGGCATGGACGCCTCCCGCCACCTGATGGACGGCCACCACGCCTTCCTCGCCGAACTGGGCGTGGTCCCGGCGCGCCGCCTGCGCGAGACCGCGCACGGGCGGACCGTGCTCGTCGCGGGCGCCAAGGCGGCCACCCAGACCCCGCCGATCCGCTCCGGCAGACGGGTCGTCTTCACCACCCTGGACGACGGCACCGGCCTGGTCGACCTGGCCTTCTTCGACGACAGCCAGGAGGCCTGCGCGCACACCGTCTTCCACTCCTTCCTGCTGCTGGTGCGGGGCGTCGTGCAGCGCCGCGGGCCGCAGAGCCTGAGCGTGGTCGGGGCGGCCGCCTGGGACCTCGCGGAACTGGTCCGGCTGCGCGAGGACGAGGGCCTGGAAGCGGTCACGGCACGGCTGGCGCAGCCGCTGCCCGAGGGCCCCGGGGACAGCGGCCGGCGCATCCACCTGGCGACCGGCTACGAGATGAACCCGTGGGCCGACCTCCAGCCGCCCGGCGAACGCGCCGCGACGGGCCGCAAGCTGTGGCACTCCAGCCCGGGGAGCGCGGGATGA
- a CDS encoding DUF3533 domain-containing protein, giving the protein MTQPTPRTDTDAAASGGFLAEIKDAVTTRAAVLVLGVLALQLAFITSYIGAFHHPRPREIPLAVAAPAQPLAARTAERLAALPGKPLDPRAVADEATALARIRNREADGALIVDPARPDDRLLVASGAGASLSQALEQVVGLAEKSQGRELAVVDVAPADRGDSRGLSSFYLVVGWCVGGYLCAAILAISAGARPANVHRAVIRLGALLLYAIAAGLLGAVIAGPVLGALPGPVPALWGLGTLVVFAVGALTLALQGLAGVVGIGLAILLVVVFGNPSAGGAYPYPLLPPFWRAIGPAMPPGAGTYAARSLAYFRGNGAAGPMLVLSAWAVAGAAVTLACAVARRGRPGAAVGSGPS; this is encoded by the coding sequence ATGACCCAGCCCACCCCCCGCACCGACACCGACGCGGCCGCCTCCGGAGGGTTCCTCGCCGAGATCAAGGACGCCGTGACCACCCGGGCCGCCGTGCTGGTCCTGGGGGTGCTGGCCCTCCAGCTCGCCTTCATCACCTCGTACATCGGGGCCTTCCACCACCCGCGGCCCCGCGAGATCCCCCTCGCGGTGGCCGCCCCCGCGCAGCCGCTCGCCGCCCGGACCGCGGAGCGGCTCGCCGCCCTGCCCGGCAAGCCGCTCGACCCGCGGGCGGTCGCGGACGAGGCGACGGCACTCGCCCGGATCCGGAACCGGGAGGCGGACGGCGCGCTGATCGTCGACCCGGCCCGCCCGGACGACCGGCTGCTGGTGGCGAGCGGCGCCGGGGCCTCCCTCTCCCAGGCCCTGGAGCAGGTCGTCGGCCTGGCCGAGAAGTCCCAGGGCCGCGAGCTGGCCGTCGTGGACGTGGCCCCCGCCGACCGGGGCGACAGCCGCGGCCTGAGCTCCTTCTACCTGGTGGTCGGCTGGTGCGTGGGCGGCTACCTGTGCGCCGCGATCCTCGCCATCAGCGCCGGCGCCCGGCCCGCGAACGTCCACCGCGCCGTCATCCGGCTCGGCGCGCTGCTGCTGTACGCGATCGCCGCCGGGCTGCTCGGCGCGGTCATCGCGGGCCCGGTGCTGGGCGCCCTGCCCGGCCCGGTCCCGGCCCTGTGGGGGCTCGGCACCCTGGTGGTCTTCGCGGTCGGCGCGCTCACCCTGGCCCTCCAGGGGCTGGCGGGGGTGGTCGGCATCGGCCTGGCGATCCTGCTGGTCGTGGTCTTCGGCAACCCCAGCGCGGGCGGCGCCTACCCGTACCCGCTGCTGCCGCCGTTCTGGCGGGCGATCGGCCCGGCCATGCCACCGGGCGCCGGCACGTACGCGGCGCGTTCCCTCGCCTACTTCCGGGGCAACGGCGCGGCCGGCCCGATGCTGGTCCTGTCCGCCTGGGCGGTGGCCGGGGCCGCCGTCACCCTGGCCTGCGCGGTCGCCCGCCGCGGCCGGCCGGGGGCCGCGGTGGGCAGCGGCCCGTCCTAA
- a CDS encoding IS701 family transposase, with product MVEAQGWAAELESVFARVAGRFGRADLRWRMRDYLRGLLVPVARKNGWQLAEYAGHRTPDGFQRLLNSSVWDADALRDDVRDYVAGKLGPGGVLIVDDTRFVKKGSTSAGVGRQYTGTSGKIDNCQIGVFAAYATSRGRALVDRDLYLPKAWTGDRERCRAAKIPDERQFATKGELAKAIVTRCLAAGLPAQWLTADEAYGQEWKFRRLLEELGVGYVVAVPKSQQVKSLAGFWRIDELIARAPDDAWQRLSCGDGAKGPRVYDWASARLPPIGFFDGDEPTHHRWVLARRSLTQTDEIAYYFAYAPVTCTVADLARVAGARWAIEECFQAAKNECGLDEYEVRRYPGWYRHITLAMLAHAFLAGLAADEAAKGAAETTPPAASSLSPWQRSDGSWNISCPTTEQADLVHENTH from the coding sequence ATGGTGGAGGCCCAGGGGTGGGCTGCGGAGTTGGAGTCGGTGTTCGCGCGGGTGGCGGGCCGGTTCGGGCGGGCGGATCTGCGGTGGCGGATGCGGGACTACCTGCGGGGGCTGCTGGTTCCGGTGGCGCGGAAGAACGGCTGGCAGCTGGCCGAGTACGCAGGTCACCGCACCCCGGACGGGTTCCAGAGACTGCTCAACTCCAGTGTTTGGGACGCGGACGCACTCCGTGACGATGTCCGCGACTACGTCGCCGGCAAGCTCGGTCCTGGTGGTGTGCTGATCGTCGACGACACCAGGTTCGTCAAGAAGGGCAGCACCTCGGCGGGGGTGGGCCGGCAGTACACCGGGACGTCAGGGAAGATCGATAATTGCCAGATCGGGGTGTTCGCGGCCTACGCCACCAGCCGCGGACGGGCCCTGGTGGACCGGGATTTGTACCTTCCCAAGGCATGGACCGGTGACCGGGAACGCTGCAGGGCGGCGAAGATCCCCGACGAGCGGCAGTTCGCGACCAAGGGCGAGCTCGCGAAGGCCATCGTGACGAGGTGTCTTGCCGCGGGCCTGCCGGCCCAGTGGTTGACTGCGGACGAGGCATACGGCCAGGAGTGGAAGTTCCGGCGCCTGCTCGAGGAGCTCGGGGTGGGTTATGTCGTCGCAGTGCCGAAGTCGCAGCAGGTCAAGAGCCTGGCCGGGTTCTGGCGGATCGACGAGCTGATCGCCCGGGCCCCGGATGACGCCTGGCAGCGGCTCTCCTGCGGTGACGGGGCGAAAGGGCCTCGCGTCTATGACTGGGCGAGTGCACGCCTGCCGCCGATCGGCTTCTTCGACGGTGACGAGCCCACCCATCACCGCTGGGTGCTCGCCCGCCGCAGCCTCACCCAGACTGACGAGATCGCCTACTACTTCGCCTATGCGCCCGTGACCTGCACGGTTGCAGATCTTGCGAGGGTGGCCGGTGCCCGGTGGGCGATCGAGGAGTGCTTCCAGGCCGCGAAGAACGAGTGCGGCCTGGACGAGTACGAGGTCCGCCGCTATCCGGGCTGGTATCGGCACATCACCCTGGCCATGCTCGCCCACGCCTTCCTCGCCGGCCTCGCCGCGGACGAGGCGGCAAAGGGGGCCGCAGAAACGACCCCACCTGCAGCATCGTCGCTCTCACCGTGGCAGAGATCCGACGGCTCCTGGAACATCTCCTGCCCCACCACCGAACAGGCCGACCTCGTCCACGAGAACACGCACTGA